The proteins below are encoded in one region of Nostoc flagelliforme CCNUN1:
- a CDS encoding AAA family ATPase encodes MLSDVMTYFGLKRTLDHVGYFETQEQTNLFKELKPQIRQGRLIALTGVVGCGKTTTLQRLQLELSSEKDIIISRCLAIDKDKVSVGVLMSALFCDLSTEKDAKPPTQPELRERKFLALIQKCRKPVVLFVDEAHDIHHGTLVKIKRLIELVRQNGCTLSVVLLGHPKLKNDLRRPSLEEIGARTNIFSLEGIRGHQVEYIKWLLSECIHDDYLPEDLITNEAIAFLAERLTTPLQIEHYLQRLLKTLIKQQRSLSLLVWLKLS; translated from the coding sequence ATGTTGAGTGATGTCATGACTTATTTTGGACTTAAACGTACCTTAGATCATGTGGGCTATTTTGAGACCCAAGAACAGACAAATCTATTCAAAGAACTCAAACCCCAAATTAGGCAAGGTCGTTTGATTGCTCTAACAGGTGTTGTTGGTTGTGGTAAAACAACGACTTTACAACGACTGCAATTAGAATTGTCCTCCGAAAAAGACATTATTATTTCTCGTTGCCTTGCAATTGACAAAGATAAGGTCAGTGTCGGGGTTTTGATGAGTGCTTTGTTTTGCGATTTAAGTACAGAAAAGGACGCTAAACCACCGACCCAACCAGAACTCAGAGAACGAAAATTCTTAGCTTTAATTCAAAAATGCCGTAAGCCTGTAGTGCTTTTTGTGGATGAAGCTCATGACATTCATCACGGTACGTTAGTCAAAATTAAGCGTTTAATTGAATTGGTACGCCAGAATGGTTGCACTTTATCTGTAGTGCTGCTGGGACATCCCAAATTGAAAAATGATTTGCGTCGACCATCTTTGGAAGAGATTGGTGCTAGAACCAATATTTTTAGTTTAGAAGGTATTAGAGGACATCAAGTTGAGTATATAAAATGGCTGTTGAGCGAGTGTATTCACGATGATTATCTGCCTGAAGATTTGATTACCAATGAGGCAATTGCATTTTTGGCAGAACGATTGACGACTCCATTGCAAATCGAACATTATTTGCAGAGGCTTTTGAAGACGCTTATCAAGCAGCAACGAAGCCTGTCACTCTTGGTATGGCTGAAGCTGTCTTGA
- a CDS encoding IS481 family transposase, producing the protein MPIDTIVDLRRRLEQLPPRSPSRRVLVQEIAQLYGISEDTVYRTLREGNVVRPVRRVDCDVPRVIPKAGLERYCEIIAAIKIRTSNRKGRHLSTVQAIRLLEEDGINTPDGHLRVPVGLLKPTTVNRYLNKWGYDRDTLLRQPPAVRFQAEYSNQCWHFDLSPSDLKHVKAPAFLEPGRGHPLLMLYSVVDDRSGFAYQEYHGVYGEDVEAALRFMFAAMSLKSETDFPFQGIPQMLYMDNGPIAKSLVFQKVMGYLGIEVRTHLPNGKDGRRVTARSKGKVERPFRTVKEMHETLYHLHEPETEAEANAWLMKFLLHYNSRPHRSEPHSRMEDWVSNLPSNGIRQMCNWERFCTFARSPERRKVGIDARVTVEGVAYEVEPDLAGETVVLWWGLFDNELYVEHGERRYGPFLPVDGPIPLHRYRSFKKTRTQKRADRIESLAKQLSLPNSVIGKGNPPEFGSSTTQLKVQPFVDPNPFQELTFSTVIAAKLAIADYLARPLAKLTPEQMAYINAVLVSTLNKQEVMKQIRDFFNPLSGTSHVE; encoded by the coding sequence ATACCAATTGATACAATCGTAGACCTACGTCGTCGCTTAGAGCAGCTACCACCGCGCAGTCCATCTCGTCGGGTATTAGTCCAAGAAATAGCTCAACTGTATGGCATTTCCGAAGATACTGTGTATCGAACACTACGAGAAGGAAATGTTGTTCGCCCAGTGCGGCGCGTTGATTGTGATGTCCCGCGTGTGATTCCTAAAGCCGGACTAGAGCGATACTGCGAAATCATTGCTGCCATTAAAATACGCACATCTAACCGCAAAGGTCGCCATTTATCTACCGTGCAAGCAATTCGCTTATTGGAAGAAGATGGCATCAACACACCAGATGGTCATCTTCGCGTTCCAGTCGGTTTGCTCAAACCAACCACCGTCAATCGTTATCTCAACAAATGGGGTTACGACCGCGATACCCTGCTGCGACAACCACCTGCTGTTCGCTTCCAGGCAGAATATAGCAATCAATGTTGGCATTTTGACCTCAGTCCATCAGACCTCAAGCACGTAAAAGCACCAGCCTTCCTAGAACCGGGACGTGGACATCCCTTGTTGATGCTTTATAGTGTCGTGGATGACCGTAGTGGTTTTGCATACCAAGAATACCACGGTGTTTACGGTGAAGATGTGGAGGCAGCACTGCGGTTTATGTTTGCCGCCATGTCACTCAAGTCGGAGACTGACTTTCCCTTTCAAGGCATTCCCCAAATGCTGTATATGGACAATGGGCCCATTGCCAAGAGCTTAGTGTTTCAAAAAGTAATGGGTTATTTGGGGATTGAAGTACGTACCCATTTACCAAATGGCAAAGATGGACGACGGGTGACAGCTCGTTCTAAGGGGAAGGTGGAACGACCGTTTCGCACTGTTAAAGAAATGCACGAAACTCTCTACCATCTGCATGAACCGGAGACCGAAGCTGAGGCAAACGCTTGGTTGATGAAGTTTTTGCTCCATTACAATAGCCGACCCCATCGCAGCGAACCCCATTCCCGGATGGAAGACTGGGTGAGCAATTTACCTAGTAACGGTATCCGTCAAATGTGTAATTGGGAACGTTTTTGTACATTTGCACGCTCCCCAGAACGCCGTAAGGTAGGCATCGATGCTCGCGTTACGGTTGAGGGGGTGGCTTATGAGGTGGAGCCAGATTTGGCTGGAGAAACTGTAGTTCTGTGGTGGGGCTTGTTCGATAACGAACTGTACGTAGAACATGGTGAACGTCGCTATGGGCCGTTTCTGCCTGTGGATGGCCCAATCCCCCTACATCGCTACCGTAGTTTTAAGAAAACACGAACACAGAAACGGGCTGACCGAATTGAATCTTTGGCTAAACAGTTGTCTTTACCGAACTCTGTGATTGGTAAAGGCAACCCGCCTGAATTCGGGAGTAGTACAACCCAACTAAAGGTGCAGCCTTTTGTAGACCCCAATCCATTTCAAGAACTGACATTCAGCACGGTGATTGCAGCCAAATTAGCGATCGCCGATTATTTGGCACGCCCATTAGCCAAACTCACCCCTGAACAAATGGCTTATATTAATGCGGTTCTGGTGTCTACTCTCAATAAGCAGGAGGTAATGAAACAAATTCGAGATTTCTTTAACCCATTATCAGGTACGAGCCATGTTGAGTGA
- a CDS encoding recombinase family protein, translated as MVIYAYLRVSSDRQDLHNQRHGILEYANIHALSPIQFIEDTVSGREKWSERGVGQLLTQTALESDVVIFSEVSRMARSTLQVLEMLECCVRRGINVHIVKLGMVLDDSMQSRITATVLGLAAEIERELIVLRTTEALAKRKAEGKTLGRPKGRQSAHLKLDTREAEIRSYLAKGMSKRSIAKLVDCSPSTLYDWLSRKHLHSRHDKLVEKS; from the coding sequence ATGGTTATTTATGCTTATTTAAGAGTCTCCAGCGATCGCCAAGACCTACACAACCAACGACATGGCATTTTGGAGTATGCCAACATACACGCTTTGAGTCCCATCCAGTTTATTGAAGACACAGTTTCTGGACGAGAGAAATGGTCGGAGCGAGGTGTAGGACAACTACTGACTCAAACTGCCCTTGAATCCGATGTAGTAATTTTCTCAGAAGTCAGTCGGATGGCACGCTCTACTCTACAAGTATTAGAAATGCTAGAGTGCTGCGTGCGCCGAGGAATTAACGTCCATATCGTAAAACTTGGTATGGTGCTAGATGATTCAATGCAAAGCCGAATCACAGCAACAGTTTTGGGCTTGGCAGCAGAAATCGAACGGGAATTGATTGTACTCAGAACAACCGAAGCATTAGCCAAACGAAAAGCTGAAGGAAAAACCTTAGGACGACCCAAAGGACGACAATCCGCACATTTAAAACTGGACACAAGGGAAGCAGAAATTCGCAGTTATTTAGCCAAAGGAATGAGCAAACGGTCAATTGCCAAACTAGTCGATTGTTCACCTTCCACCCTTTATGATTGGTTGTCACGTAAACATCTCCACTCACGCCACGACAAATTGGTGGAGAAATCATAA
- a CDS encoding IS630 family transposase: protein MGTSLQSLRYKSTVISAYRWSSPFFPSEVKSAIDSEIRQALEFAATPPQQRQQTITQKPRWTLKRLAAWIDKQFNLKCCRESIRKTLKNLGFSWKKARKLLNKANSKKRREFLEKLKGLLDDALHNGHLLIFIDEAHIHLDSDEGYGWSVKGERFWVSSNSPGRAKVSFYGIYVYNYAKVKIFPYLKADQFNTIDVLKHLRTEFPDQEVTLIWDGAPYHRAQLVNEALQVLQINLQPLPSYSPDFMPVEHLWQWLREDVTYHTCYQSAAELIERVHLFEQDIHSNPFEISDRLWVKNHLDPDEEKLRVST, encoded by the coding sequence GTGGGTACATCGTTACAATCTCTCAGGTATAAAAGCACTGTTATATCAGCGTACAGGTGGTCATCCCCCTTTTTTCCCTCAGAAGTAAAGTCAGCAATTGATTCTGAGATTCGTCAAGCTCTTGAGTTTGCAGCAACACCACCCCAACAAAGACAACAGACAATAACGCAAAAGCCTCGTTGGACATTGAAGCGTTTAGCGGCTTGGATTGACAAACAGTTCAATCTCAAATGTTGCCGAGAGTCAATACGTAAGACTCTCAAGAACTTAGGGTTTTCGTGGAAAAAAGCACGTAAACTTTTAAATAAAGCTAACAGTAAAAAACGTAGAGAGTTTCTAGAAAAACTCAAGGGTTTGCTTGATGATGCTCTCCATAATGGTCATTTGCTAATTTTTATCGACGAGGCACATATTCATCTTGATAGCGATGAAGGCTATGGTTGGTCAGTTAAAGGTGAGCGTTTTTGGGTCAGTTCCAACTCTCCAGGAAGAGCCAAGGTTTCCTTTTATGGGATCTATGTTTATAACTATGCCAAAGTCAAAATTTTTCCTTACCTGAAAGCTGACCAATTCAATACGATTGATGTTTTAAAGCATCTAAGAACTGAATTTCCAGACCAAGAGGTCACTTTAATTTGGGATGGTGCTCCCTATCATCGTGCACAATTGGTAAACGAAGCATTGCAAGTCTTACAAATAAACTTGCAACCCTTACCTAGTTACAGTCCTGATTTTATGCCTGTCGAACACCTGTGGCAGTGGTTGCGTGAAGATGTTACTTATCACACGTGCTATCAATCTGCTGCTGAACTGATTGAACGTGTTCATTTATTTGAACAAGACATTCATTCTAACCCCTTTGAAATTAGCGATCGCCTATGGGTAAAAAATCACCTTGACCCTGACGAGGAAAAACTACGGGTTTCAACGTAG
- a CDS encoding helix-turn-helix domain-containing protein: MLRVECDRWNESASKLREEALKANHARTRERLMALYEICNGKSATKVGRETGRNPQTVMEWVHRYNLSGIKALLYQRTGGHPPFFPQK, encoded by the coding sequence ATGCTCAGAGTAGAATGCGATCGCTGGAATGAAAGTGCCTCAAAATTGAGAGAAGAAGCATTAAAAGCGAATCATGCTCGTACTCGCGAGCGTTTAATGGCACTGTACGAAATATGTAACGGAAAAAGTGCGACAAAGGTAGGCAGAGAAACAGGGCGTAACCCTCAGACAGTAATGGAGTGGGTACATCGTTACAATCTCTCAGGTATAAAAGCACTGTTATATCAGCGTACAGGTGGTCATCCCCCTTTTTTCCCTCAGAAGTAA